The Methylopila sp. M107 genome contains the following window.
CGATCCTCGGGACCTTCGCGACGCCCGAGTCGGTCGCGAAGCTCAACGCCGACCTCGGGCTCGACAGGCCGCTGCCGGTCCGGTTCCTGATCTGGCTGAAGGGCGTGCTGACGGGCGACCTCGGGCGCTCCTACGCCCTCGACCGGCCGGTCGCCGAGGTCGTGCTGGAACGGCTCGGGCCCACCCTGATCCTCGCCTCCGCCGCTTTGGCCTTGAGCGTCTTCTTCGGCCTCGCGGCCGGCGTCGTCTCGGCGGTCCGGCAGAATTCCGCCGTCGACGGCGCGATCCGGCTCGCGCTGCTGGTCGGGATTTCGACGCCGTCCTTCTTCCTCGGCATCATGCTGATCGACTGGCTCTCGGTCCGCTCCAGCCTGTTCCCGACCGGGGGCATGACGTCGCTGTTCGGCGACGGCGGCGTCCTCGACTTGCTGCATCACCTCGTGCTGCCGGCCGTCACCCTCGCGGTGGTCGCGACCGCGATCGTCGGGCGCCTGACGCGCGCCGCGATGCTGGAGGCGCTGCGGCAGGATTTCGTGCGCACGGCGCGCGCGGCCGGCGTCGGCGAGGACCGGGTGATCGGCGTCCATGCGCTCAAATCCGCCGCTGTCGCGGTCGTTCCCGTGATCGGCCTGCAGGCCGGCTATGTGCTCGGCGGGGCGGTCTATGTCGAGACGGTGTTCCAGTGGCCGGGCGTCGGGCGCATGCTCGTCGAGGCGATCGGCCGGCGCGACGTCCTGCTGGCGCAGGGCGGGGTGCTCGCGATCGCGACGCTCTACGTCCTGGTCAACGTCGCGACCGACCTCGCGCAGGCGGCGCTCGATCCGAGAATCCGGCGATGACGGCCGCAGCGACGGCGGTCCCCGCAAGGCGTCCCGGCGCGGCGTCGCGGCTGACGCGGCAGCCGCTGGCGGCGGCGGGCGGCCTG
Protein-coding sequences here:
- a CDS encoding ABC transporter permease; protein product: MTAFALRRLALAVPVLLGVSALVFLVISLIPGDPALAILGTFATPESVAKLNADLGLDRPLPVRFLIWLKGVLTGDLGRSYALDRPVAEVVLERLGPTLILASAALALSVFFGLAAGVVSAVRQNSAVDGAIRLALLVGISTPSFFLGIMLIDWLSVRSSLFPTGGMTSLFGDGGVLDLLHHLVLPAVTLAVVATAIVGRLTRAAMLEALRQDFVRTARAAGVGEDRVIGVHALKSAAVAVVPVIGLQAGYVLGGAVYVETVFQWPGVGRMLVEAIGRRDVLLAQGGVLAIATLYVLVNVATDLAQAALDPRIRR